tgcaggctgCTTTGCGTGCTGGTGCTGTCCCTGTTTCGCCTGTAAAACCAGTAGACGGTACGgtcagtgtctctgtctcccgCTGCTGGACGTCCTCAGCTGTGTCCGTCCCATCACCATGTCCATGAGAGTCTCCGTCCGGCAGCTCTACGGCATCAGAGTGAGGACAAAACTGTCTCTTTGCCTGTGTCTGTCCcgtgtctctgcctgtctcacACCTCTGTACTTTTACTACATGAGGCTAAAgatacttttactgcagtaactgtgcgttgtgtgtgtgtgtgtgtgtgtgtgtgtgtgtttgtgtgtgtgtgtgtgtgtgtgtgcgtgcgtgtgtgtgttcagggcaGTGTGTGCAGAGACTGTGTGTGCTCCACTTTTTGTCCGGCGTGCGTCTGGTGTCAAATATCCAGAGAGCTGAAGAAGAGGAAGCTCCCCACCACGCTGGGTGACATCATCCACCGCTGATGACATCATCCCCCGCCGATGACGTCATCACTGTGACGcctgttttttgtcagtgttgtttacatgtttactaACCGTCTCTGTACACTTTACACGTATTAATTACCTGCTTTGCAcaaagagtatttttttaaatatttgttttcttgaaaatttatcaa
The window above is part of the Plectropomus leopardus isolate mb unplaced genomic scaffold, YSFRI_Pleo_2.0 unplaced_scaffold7984, whole genome shotgun sequence genome. Proteins encoded here:
- the LOC121940207 gene encoding cornifelin homolog B-like — its product is MSWPVLSQPRPLVVSSADAEWASGICECCDDMRECCFACWCCPCFACKTSRRYGQCLCLPLLDVLSCVRPITMSMRVSVRQLYGIRGSVCRDCVCSTFCPACVWCQISRELKKRKLPTTLGDIIHR